The following proteins come from a genomic window of Elusimicrobiota bacterium:
- a CDS encoding carbohydrate-binding protein — protein MKTLRFSLFFFPLLFAFASSSWSDDYSINVDASSDSGSLNRFWQRSVGSCRIGMVNGSHYRDPDTGIALNHRKAYLLAAKELGFKGVRAHGILMDDVGIYHEDSQGQPVYSWEKYDELMDFIVQECGMRPIVELSYMPVDLASDPGANYAFWYGGNTSIPKDYGKWRELIGQIVSHSVARYGKAVVDQWHWEVYNEPNLSFPGGWSEYAKLYDYAVEGAVAADPDIKIGGSAMDASGTDGYFYSFLDHCRGGTNFANQRTGTRINFFSHHVYPDNYGSVGDARFYRARHNFFSDEIGRYYSTLGLEQMITETGTSFYVFGHNDGFWESHDSGQSASFVAQAVQTLLYNSVPPPSAWSYWVISDLWEEGFQRPGDKLSYYGIMGATLRKDNIFKPVYHALKMLSLLGDRLLPVTGGSARDDYKGANAIATKSADGNQVQVLVYNQDYYTGVSHPDDTQSDGVSVTVNNLPAGWTRAHVQLFGVDKTRSNSYSAWVKAGSPEYPTDKTWADMKRDQNMVSVKEPFTASLNNGAFSDSFTALRTGVYMYVLTNPDAGPAKKCDLAVTDITWTPRFPAPGTPVVFSAVVKNQGALGSPTGMHHGVAFYVNGVKKTWSAVRNTSIPPGAAAVLTASDGVDGAAWTATEGTYRVKAEVDDVGGIPEEREDNNSLTRALEAGAAVDLPDGWHNTDVGSPAARGAAGLHAGTFYVTGSGTDIGDAFHFAFKRGAGNATVSARVESLENTSVTGWEKAGVMIRESEKSNSKFAAVVVTRTHGVVFLWRSVNGGNVSYRLSSPPGYGSAPIYVKLTRRGKSLDPFYSSDGTTWFSMTGAIIPMTTDIVSGLCVTSVTDGTLNTAKFTNVANTFDRTEGGPNGLLAYYYKGIDADFSRNYFRTERLVPNVDFDWGTGQPDPLLGPDSFSVIWKGYVTPAITRRYTFHTLTDDGVRLWVNGQLLVDKWIDQGATEHSGAIDLTGGVPVPIEMRMYDRGLGAVAKLMWSAPGLGKEVIPPSAVSPGRPDLVVTNVSVTPSNPVAGEEVSFSAVIRNVGMTASPSGQLHAVAFYVDGRKFAWSTARWTGLEPGASANVEADGGVNGTRWTAEPGPHTVMAVVDDNDTLPETDEFNNKSEIPLACATAPAGRGLFGAYYNNPDFTDLRMTRVDPKIKFNWIHLSPDLSLGSDTFSVRWTGSITPRYSEAYTFHAEADDGVRLWVDGQLIIDQWASQGATEHTGTIALTAGRPVSIRMDYYDDRVAALANLSWSSPSQAKELVPPEVLRPNGHEAERGTVGGGAAATGYYVGQMHNAGAWNQVDGVDGLAGGYKSLTIRYATNETNCVKSLFVNGVFVRRVSFPATGGWETFAVRMEPIGLSSGAVNTVRLQNAAGDAGGLNIDRYETSDYSPTGVYSAEDGTVGNGAVIAGSYVAQMHHPGAWNQIGAVFGAGGGVKILKIRYACNEAGVIKSLYANGVFVRHVTFPPTGSWSAYGETQTTVTLEAGFNNTLKLENGAGDAGGVNIDSYAISDYTPGDYEAEQGAVGGGAAIQGAHVGQMHQSGAWNQIGIVDGLGGGTKTLVVRYATNEAGVVKSLYVNGVFVRRVNFPVTGAWDAFGATQVAIPLNAGPANVIKLLNAPGDAGGVNIDRYAVSDYVPGVYEAEWGTVGGGAAVVGYFVGGMHAVGAWSQVDGVDGGSGGTKTLRIRCAASLTDGEKGLYVNGQYRQTLYFPSWWYGWESFHDVDVPVDLNPGPVNTIRLLNSKVQSGLNIDRYGIVEP, from the coding sequence ATGAAAACCCTTCGTTTTTCCCTGTTCTTCTTCCCACTGCTGTTTGCGTTCGCTTCGTCTTCGTGGAGCGACGACTATTCCATCAACGTCGACGCGTCCAGCGACAGCGGCTCACTAAACCGTTTTTGGCAGCGGAGCGTGGGATCCTGCCGCATTGGGATGGTGAACGGGTCCCACTACCGGGACCCGGACACGGGCATCGCGCTCAACCACCGAAAGGCGTACCTGTTGGCGGCGAAAGAGCTGGGGTTCAAAGGCGTGCGGGCGCACGGCATCCTGATGGACGACGTGGGCATTTATCATGAGGACAGCCAGGGCCAACCCGTCTATTCCTGGGAGAAGTACGACGAACTGATGGACTTCATCGTTCAAGAGTGCGGCATGAGGCCCATCGTGGAATTGAGCTACATGCCGGTGGACTTGGCCAGCGACCCCGGGGCCAATTACGCCTTTTGGTACGGCGGTAACACGTCGATTCCCAAGGATTACGGCAAGTGGCGGGAATTGATCGGGCAAATCGTCAGCCACAGCGTGGCGCGCTACGGGAAGGCCGTGGTGGACCAGTGGCATTGGGAAGTGTACAACGAACCCAACTTGTCCTTTCCCGGCGGTTGGTCGGAATACGCGAAGCTCTACGACTACGCCGTGGAAGGCGCGGTGGCGGCGGACCCGGACATCAAGATCGGCGGGTCGGCCATGGACGCGTCGGGCACGGACGGCTACTTCTATAGCTTCCTGGATCATTGTCGTGGCGGGACCAATTTCGCCAACCAGCGGACGGGAACGCGGATCAACTTCTTTTCACATCACGTATATCCGGACAATTACGGCTCGGTCGGCGACGCGCGCTTTTATCGCGCGCGGCACAATTTTTTCTCCGATGAGATCGGGCGGTATTACTCCACCCTGGGCTTGGAGCAGATGATCACGGAGACGGGGACCAGCTTTTACGTTTTCGGCCACAACGACGGTTTTTGGGAATCCCACGATTCGGGGCAGTCGGCGTCGTTCGTGGCGCAGGCGGTGCAAACGCTGCTCTACAACAGCGTGCCGCCGCCGTCGGCGTGGTCCTATTGGGTGATCTCGGACCTGTGGGAGGAGGGGTTTCAGCGACCGGGGGACAAGCTCTCGTATTACGGCATCATGGGAGCGACGCTGCGCAAAGACAACATCTTTAAGCCCGTTTACCACGCGCTGAAGATGCTCTCCCTGTTGGGGGACCGCCTGTTGCCCGTGACCGGCGGCAGCGCCCGCGACGACTACAAAGGCGCCAACGCCATCGCCACCAAAAGCGCGGACGGCAATCAGGTTCAGGTGTTGGTGTACAACCAGGACTACTACACGGGGGTTTCCCACCCGGACGACACGCAGTCGGACGGGGTGTCGGTGACGGTGAACAACCTGCCGGCGGGCTGGACGCGGGCGCACGTGCAACTTTTCGGCGTGGACAAGACGCGGAGCAACTCCTACAGCGCGTGGGTGAAGGCCGGGTCGCCGGAATACCCCACGGACAAAACCTGGGCGGACATGAAGCGGGACCAAAACATGGTCTCCGTTAAAGAGCCGTTTACGGCGTCGCTCAATAACGGGGCGTTCAGCGATTCTTTCACCGCCCTGCGGACGGGTGTTTATATGTACGTCTTGACCAACCCGGACGCCGGGCCCGCTAAAAAGTGCGATTTGGCCGTGACCGACATCACCTGGACGCCCCGATTTCCCGCGCCGGGAACGCCGGTGGTGTTCAGCGCGGTGGTGAAAAACCAGGGGGCGTTGGGTAGCCCCACCGGGATGCATCACGGTGTCGCCTTTTACGTCAACGGCGTGAAAAAAACATGGTCGGCGGTGCGGAACACCTCGATCCCGCCGGGGGCGGCGGCGGTGTTGACGGCCTCGGACGGGGTGGACGGCGCTGCCTGGACAGCGACGGAGGGGACCTACCGCGTGAAGGCCGAGGTCGATGACGTGGGGGGCATCCCCGAGGAACGAGAGGACAACAACTCTCTGACGCGAGCGCTGGAGGCCGGCGCCGCGGTCGATTTGCCGGACGGATGGCACAACACCGACGTGGGGAGCCCCGCCGCGCGCGGCGCCGCGGGATTGCACGCGGGCACCTTTTACGTGACCGGGTCCGGCACGGACATCGGCGACGCGTTCCACTTCGCTTTCAAGCGGGGGGCGGGCAACGCGACCGTCTCCGCGCGGGTGGAATCCCTGGAGAACACCAGCGTCACCGGGTGGGAAAAGGCGGGCGTGATGATCCGGGAGTCGGAGAAGAGCAACAGCAAGTTCGCCGCCGTTGTCGTGACTCGGACGCACGGGGTGGTTTTCCTCTGGCGGTCCGTGAATGGCGGCAACGTCTCCTATCGATTGTCGAGCCCCCCGGGCTACGGTTCCGCGCCGATTTACGTCAAATTGACCCGCCGGGGGAAGTCCCTCGACCCCTTCTATTCCAGTGATGGGACCACCTGGTTTTCAATGACCGGTGCCATTATCCCCATGACCACGGACATCGTGTCCGGGTTGTGTGTGACCTCGGTGACCGACGGGACGTTGAACACCGCCAAGTTCACGAACGTGGCCAACACCTTCGACCGGACGGAGGGTGGGCCGAACGGGTTGCTGGCGTATTACTACAAAGGCATCGACGCGGATTTTTCCCGGAACTATTTCCGGACGGAGCGGTTGGTGCCCAACGTCGATTTCGACTGGGGCACGGGACAGCCGGACCCCCTGTTGGGGCCGGATTCTTTTTCGGTGATTTGGAAAGGGTATGTGACCCCGGCGATCACGCGGCGCTACACGTTTCACACGTTGACCGACGACGGCGTGCGCCTGTGGGTGAACGGGCAGTTGTTGGTGGACAAATGGATCGACCAGGGGGCGACGGAACACAGCGGGGCGATCGACTTGACGGGCGGGGTCCCCGTGCCGATTGAAATGCGCATGTACGACCGCGGGTTGGGCGCCGTGGCCAAGCTGATGTGGAGCGCGCCGGGGTTGGGGAAGGAAGTGATCCCGCCCTCGGCCGTATCGCCGGGGCGGCCGGATCTGGTGGTGACGAACGTGTCCGTCACGCCGTCCAACCCCGTGGCGGGGGAGGAAGTGTCGTTCTCCGCCGTGATCAGGAACGTCGGTATGACGGCGTCGCCGTCGGGACAGTTGCACGCGGTCGCCTTTTACGTGGACGGGCGGAAATTCGCCTGGTCCACGGCGCGCTGGACGGGCTTGGAGCCGGGCGCCTCGGCGAACGTGGAGGCCGACGGCGGAGTGAACGGGACCCGCTGGACGGCGGAACCGGGACCCCACACGGTGATGGCGGTGGTGGACGACAACGACACCCTTCCGGAAACGGACGAGTTCAACAACAAAAGCGAGATCCCGCTCGCGTGCGCGACGGCCCCGGCCGGGCGCGGGCTTTTCGGCGCGTACTACAACAACCCGGATTTCACGGACTTGCGCATGACGCGGGTGGACCCGAAAATCAAATTCAATTGGATCCACCTCTCGCCGGACCTTTCGCTGGGGTCGGACACCTTTTCGGTGCGATGGACGGGATCCATCACGCCGCGATACAGCGAGGCGTACACGTTTCACGCCGAGGCCGACGACGGGGTGCGGTTGTGGGTCGATGGGCAATTGATCATTGACCAATGGGCCTCCCAAGGGGCGACGGAACACACGGGCACCATCGCCCTGACGGCCGGGCGGCCGGTGTCGATTCGGATGGATTATTACGACGACAGGGTGGCGGCGCTGGCGAACTTGTCGTGGAGTTCGCCGTCCCAGGCCAAGGAGCTGGTGCCGCCGGAGGTCCTGCGCCCCAACGGGCACGAGGCGGAGCGGGGCACCGTGGGAGGCGGCGCGGCGGCCACCGGCTATTACGTGGGTCAAATGCATAACGCCGGGGCCTGGAACCAGGTGGACGGCGTGGACGGGTTGGCCGGGGGTTACAAGAGCCTCACCATCCGTTACGCCACCAACGAGACGAACTGCGTGAAGAGCCTTTTCGTTAACGGCGTGTTTGTGCGGCGCGTGTCTTTCCCGGCCACCGGCGGATGGGAAACCTTCGCCGTGAGAATGGAACCCATTGGGTTGTCGTCGGGGGCGGTCAACACGGTCCGCCTGCAAAACGCGGCGGGGGACGCGGGCGGGTTGAACATCGACCGGTATGAGACGTCGGACTATTCGCCGACCGGCGTTTACTCGGCCGAAGACGGGACCGTGGGCAACGGCGCGGTGATCGCGGGGTCTTACGTTGCCCAGATGCACCACCCCGGCGCCTGGAACCAAATCGGCGCCGTCTTTGGGGCGGGCGGGGGGGTGAAAATCCTCAAAATTCGCTACGCCTGCAACGAGGCCGGCGTCATCAAAAGCCTCTACGCCAACGGCGTGTTTGTACGGCATGTGACGTTCCCGCCGACCGGGTCTTGGAGCGCTTATGGCGAGACGCAGACGACCGTCACGCTGGAGGCCGGCTTCAACAACACCCTCAAGCTGGAGAACGGCGCGGGCGACGCGGGCGGGGTGAACATCGACTCTTACGCGATATCGGATTATACGCCCGGGGACTACGAAGCCGAGCAGGGGGCGGTGGGCGGGGGCGCTGCGATCCAGGGGGCGCACGTGGGGCAGATGCATCAATCGGGGGCCTGGAACCAGATTGGCATCGTCGACGGCTTGGGTGGCGGAACGAAGACCCTGGTGGTTCGCTACGCGACCAACGAAGCCGGCGTCGTCAAAAGCCTCTATGTGAACGGCGTGTTTGTGCGTCGCGTGAACTTCCCCGTGACGGGGGCGTGGGACGCTTTCGGCGCCACGCAGGTGGCGATCCCGCTGAACGCCGGGCCGGCCAACGTTATCAAGCTTTTGAACGCCCCGGGCGACGCCGGGGGGGTGAACATCGACCGCTACGCGGTTTCGGATTATGTCCCCGGCGTTTACGAGGCCGAATGGGGCACCGTGGGCGGGGGCGCAGCGGTCGTCGGCTATTTTGTGGGGGGGATGCACGCCGTGGGGGCTTGGAGCCAAGTCGATGGCGTGGACGGCGGGAGCGGCGGAACGAAAACCCTACGGATCCGCTGCGCGGCCAGCCTGACGGATGGGGAAAAGGGCCTTTACGTCAACGGCCAATATCGGCAGACGTTGTACTTCCCCTCGTGGTGGTACGGGTGGGAGAGCTTTCACGACGTGGACGTGCCCGTTGATCTAAACCCGGGCCCGGTGAACACGATTCGGTTGCTCAATTCAAAGGTGCAAAGCGGATTGAACATCGACCGCTACGGGATTGTCGAGCCATAG
- a CDS encoding tetratricopeptide repeat protein, which yields MSAAAAKAENQSAGGFVLPEGWQPRMKINEAAPDKELGLAKEALIRRKVFNLLRKKKFDELQSLLLGLQAEMEKDISRETPLVDAFEGFEIPDSAAYSLFTDWLKEYPDQWPALAARGVFFTHLGFEARGKNWGIITPREKIDGMKWFFELAKPDLEKAIELKPSCVPALRSLIAVESALGDALGAIAQYGDKNPESYRLRAQAIHFLCPRWGGSYEAMAAYIGESQRFTNANPRLLNLDGYGLFDKADTLLRIKKYEEALGLIREAISMSGNWLYPVLEGRILLAMKNPGQALASFDEAVKGRLNGETISWRATALMELERYEEALADLDRARQIDPFNERALSGVARGAQELIQKGRAAMESGDFKRAENYLKIAPKFSPGSAQVHFLMAHTLIKQNRLADAERAARRAVGLDPRKFDYTLLLDWLLAQRKDWEGIVGAWNEFLRLEPRNGKAYMERAGARRRNRQPAEVIADLKKACELGVAEACALVR from the coding sequence TTGAGCGCGGCGGCCGCTAAAGCCGAAAATCAATCCGCGGGGGGTTTTGTCCTTCCGGAGGGCTGGCAGCCCCGGATGAAAATAAACGAAGCGGCGCCGGATAAAGAGTTGGGGTTAGCAAAAGAGGCGCTGATCCGCCGAAAAGTTTTCAACCTCTTAAGAAAAAAGAAGTTTGATGAACTGCAATCTCTTTTATTGGGACTTCAAGCGGAGATGGAGAAGGATATCTCCAGGGAAACCCCGCTGGTTGACGCTTTTGAAGGGTTTGAAATACCAGATTCTGCCGCCTATTCATTATTCACTGATTGGTTAAAAGAATACCCCGACCAATGGCCAGCGCTTGCGGCCCGGGGTGTATTTTTTACTCATTTGGGTTTTGAAGCGCGCGGGAAAAATTGGGGGATAATTACACCGCGGGAAAAAATCGATGGAATGAAATGGTTTTTTGAATTGGCAAAACCCGATTTGGAAAAAGCAATCGAGTTGAAACCATCTTGTGTCCCGGCTTTACGGAGTTTGATCGCCGTAGAATCTGCCCTCGGTGACGCTCTGGGCGCAATCGCGCAATACGGTGACAAAAATCCCGAGTCCTACCGATTGAGAGCTCAAGCGATTCATTTCCTTTGTCCGCGCTGGGGAGGAAGCTATGAGGCGATGGCGGCGTATATTGGGGAAAGCCAACGATTCACGAACGCTAATCCTCGATTGCTGAATCTGGATGGCTATGGTCTGTTTGATAAAGCCGACACGCTTTTAAGAATCAAGAAATATGAAGAGGCATTGGGATTAATCCGAGAAGCAATTTCCATGTCGGGCAACTGGCTGTACCCCGTTTTGGAGGGGCGGATATTATTGGCGATGAAAAACCCCGGGCAGGCCCTGGCTTCTTTTGACGAAGCCGTGAAGGGGCGGCTGAACGGGGAGACGATTTCATGGCGGGCCACTGCGTTGATGGAGTTGGAGCGTTATGAAGAGGCTTTGGCGGATTTGGACCGGGCGAGGCAGATTGACCCTTTCAACGAACGGGCGTTGTCCGGCGTGGCCAGGGGAGCTCAGGAACTGATTCAAAAAGGCCGGGCGGCCATGGAGTCGGGAGATTTTAAACGGGCGGAGAATTATTTGAAAATTGCGCCGAAATTCAGCCCGGGTTCCGCCCAGGTGCATTTTTTAATGGCCCACACGCTGATCAAACAAAACCGTCTTGCCGACGCGGAGCGGGCGGCCCGACGGGCTGTGGGCCTGGATCCCCGGAAATTTGACTACACGTTGTTGTTGGATTGGCTGTTGGCCCAGCGGAAAGACTGGGAAGGGATAGTGGGGGCGTGGAACGAATTTTTGCGTTTGGAACCCCGGAACGGCAAAGCCTACATGGAGCGGGCGGGCGCTCGCCGCCGCAACCGGCAACCGGCCGAAGTGATCGCGGATTTGAAAAAGGCCTGCGAGTTGGGCGTCGCGGAGGCGTGCGCGTTGGTGCGATGA